Below is a genomic region from Erigeron canadensis isolate Cc75 chromosome 7, C_canadensis_v1, whole genome shotgun sequence.
TCTAACATACATGCAGGAACGTAAGTACAGTTCATTCAGATACAAATGGtccattttacttaaaaatacttaatgtaatatttttattcctGCAGGAAGGCGTGTACAAGAATATGAGATAGATGCATTTTGGTGCAGGCTCGATATAACCCCGTCCACCTGCCTGCCTGGAAATGTGAAGAAAGACTCGGATGATGACGAGCCTGTTGATGCCTTTTGTGGCGAGGTTACTGCTGCCTTGGAACGACAACCCATAAAACAAAGGAAAAGCTTGATGTCAAAAATAAAGGACCTCATCTATCCGGGTCGGTCCAAAATCAAGGATCCAGAGGTCCAAAATAAAACACGTGGTAGACCTGTTGGGTCAAAGAAAAAGGTATATTATTATAGTctaacaaattattaattgttaaatactaTACGGGTATACATCTAACttaattattcattcattcattgcaGATGCCAGACTTGAACGTATCACCTCcgatgccaccaccaccaaagatGAAAAAGTCGAGGTCCGTGCACGTGACAACACCTAAGTATCCGGATACCGCACCAGACTCAGGCTCATGCTACAGAGACTTTCAGGCGGCGAGACACAGTGACCATGTGCCCACGCAGTCATGTTTCGCGGAGCGAGACACTGAATTACGGGAGGACACCCGTGATTATATTGATGAGTTGATCCGATCGTCACAATTTTCAGCAGCAGGGCCGAGTAATGAGCCTACAACCGAACCCTCATTCTTAGATCAGTTGTTCGGCGCAGCCGAACCCGCGTACTATCCTGTGCCACCAACAGCACCAACAGGCGTAGTGGATCAAGTCTTCAATGCCGATACTTATTTTCCTGCAGGTCCTAGCACTCCGATGCCAGCTGCACCATCATCGTACTTTGATTTTTTCAGTACGCCCACACAACCTTCGATGCCACCAGCACCATCACCTCCGATGCCACCAGCACCAGCACCATCACCAATATCTCCCATATCAGCTGAGCAGCAATTGGCTGCTCTACCAGTACCACCACCTAACACTCGCCCACTGCAGACGACGGGTATAAAGGGTTACCTTGATGACATACCGAATGTATTTAGACCATACGTCAAGGGGATTATTAATGTCAGTGGTGATGGCAACTGTGGATTCCGGGCACTTGCTGTTGCATTGGGGTACGATGAAAACGAAGGTTACGAGTGGATCCGACTACATATGTTGGCCGAGTATGAAAACAACAAACAATTCTACGATGAACTAACAAGATGGGGACAGGTTGAAGCGAGGGTTTTTGAGGGGTTATCAAGGTCTTATGTAGGGGTGTTTAGACCAACTGGCTACTGGATGCACATGACTATGGGGGCCATGTTGTTGTCCAACAGGATGGGTATAGTAATTCACTGTTTATCTACTGCCGCCAGTTGGACTTCGTTCCCATTTACCTATGGTCCTGATGAGATGCCTAGGAGAGAGCCCATATCAATAGCATTAGTACATGGTCACGGTCACTATATCATGGTGCAGTTGGAAGGTGACTACCCGATGGCCCCGGAGATCGCATATTGGGTACAGGATCGTGTAAGGCCTCCCGTGAGCAAATGGAAAGATTTGTACCGACACCGCCAGTTAGCCtacaatagatatatagatgcaaCAAAACCTCCTCCCATCTATATGGGAACAGTGGACTCATCTGAGTAGGATTGtaataaagttttttgtttttgttatgcccgttttttgtttcctttttttttatcaaagaaaACTTGGGGTGTTACTTCGTAACTTTATCATCTTTTTACTTGCTATATTActgttaataatataataatactacgaaatttggggtgttacatttttgCAAACGGATAGTCCACCATCATTATAAACAAACAgtacacaaataataaaaatgtccatatcaaacacaaataataaaaatgtacgTAAGAAACTGTATTTATAAAATTGTCCATACttcatacaaataaaaaaagtctAATCATCGGAATCGTCGTCGTCCTCACCGGCATTATCATCACCCACACCTGGTCCGGATACAGAGCCTGTCCCACTAAAAAATCCACTCATATCCGACAAGCTACCAAATTCCCCTGATGGAGGTCCATAATGCGCCGATGTCCCACCCCATAACTGGCTGGGGTCGAAATACGCATCACCAGGCTGGTTCAAGTCAACATGGTAGCCGGAAGGTTGGGATCCAGAGGGGCAAGAATAGGATCCAGACGGGCCGGAGGCGGATCCTTCCGGAGGTCCATAATGTGGTTGCGGCAACTCAACAGGGAAATCATGGGATCCGAAACCCCTGAGAATCCTCCCTAGTCCGCGCTGATGTCCCGATCGCGATCCAAACGCTTCCGGGAACAACTGGGTTGGAGGTGTCGGTGCAGGATCCTGTGAATGTCTCTCCTGCGCAGCTTCCAGACGGGACTACATATAAATAGTAAGGTAAGTTTAATAAATGGAGCagtaattaaaagtaatttaactTAAAGTTATGTATATACCGCAACTTCCGGAGGTTGTAGTCTGTGGGTTGCCGCCCAAGTCGACTCCCACGTGGGCGGTGGCCCCTCCTTCTTTTCGTTATGGTGCTTGGCCTGCAAACAAGTCAAATAATTagcattaaaaaaacacaagaattgtatacttttgttaaaaccaaacGTACCAACGCCCGATCGTGGGCAAGAGAAATAGATCGCCGACCCTGAGTCCCCACCGCCTATTTGGACTGGTTTGTCTTGTTTGTCTCGGCCCGCTTGACCCGGTCATCCCTCGTATAGAAACGCAATAGTTTTCCCCACTCTTCCGGGTCCATACCAGCTGGCGGTGCTGTCTGCAGGGTATCTGCTGCGCCTACACCCCCCCGTGCTGTAAAATGCTgagatttgaattttgactttctCTGCCTATATATGCTAGCTGCATCAGCACGGAAAGCCAGTTTTGCTGCCTTCCTGGTGGGGTCGTCCTCATCAAGCTCTAAGTACTGGTCCATCGCAAAATAGCGCTACATTGTTTAAAAATACAAGTTAGCATTTTCGGGGTTATCATTGTAAaacatattaagtaaaaaaatataaaaagaaacatattctaACCTGTACTTCCTTCAAGATATGGTCCCTCATAGACTCAGGCACATCATCCCATGACTCGTAGTACTGGGGGACATCTCCGATCAACGAGCCTAACAAAGATTTGTACATAGCCCCGTAGTCCCCGATCGACTGAAAGATCTTTGATTTGTAGTCGAAGTACATGGGTAACGGGCCTCCATTTTTCTTCAAGGCAACCTCAAGTTTTAGATTTTTGGCTGCCcctcttggtggtggtggtgtttctTCGAGCCtacaaaaccaataagtaacaataacataaataagttaCTTTAAACGATAAGAATACAATTATTTCAATGCATAACTAATTTAATGTAAAGTCAATTTTCTTACCGCTGTTTTTGCAGCCTGATATTTTCTTCCACCACGATCGGTGCGGATCCCTCCCATCGCCGTCGCCGCCGTGAgctcctagcatttttcttatatctacataaataatacacgtattataatactttttatatcaacttttttaacaacttttttttaacttaattttttatatgacttttgtactactactttttcaatatatgttttaatatctttttatacttatgttttaataccttttttacttatacattttcctagcatttttcttatatctacataaataatacacgtattataatacttttatatcaactttttaattacttttttttaacttaattttttatatgacttttgtactactactttttcaatatatgtttaatatctttttatacttatgttttaatacctttttacttatacattttcctagcatttttcttatatctacataaataatacacgtattataatactttttatatcaacttttttaattacttttttttaacttaattttttatatgacttttgtattacttcttttttaatatatgttttaatatatttttatacttatgttttaataccttttttatttatacatttttatattttctaatacaaacattttctagtacaaacttttataaacttttttttaaatatatttttatatactatgtaatacacttttttacattttatattttttacacttttttacaaacatttttacataacaaaaacaagaacaacaacaagaacaacaacaagaacacaAGAACAACAATACATTAAATCTATGGGCGTATACAATACGTTAAATCTATGGGCATATAAGATCGATCCTAATAAATCTATGCATAACAAGAATAACatcaaactaatacatatactatatagcaaattaatagatacgaaataaaaaaaaataaaaacttacttCAACGTTGGGTTTACGAAAGGGGTAACGAagggtcgctcctaaagcctcactgAAAAATTGGTCGCTTCTAAAGCCTCACTGAAAAACTgtgtcgctcctaaagcctcaccggAATATCTTGGCCGGAAAATATGGGGGAGATGGGGGTTGGATCGGTTGGAATGGAGAAGAGAAAAGGAGATTGGAATGGAGAAGACTGATGAAGAAGCAGGGGGATCGATCGGTTTTTATTTATTCGATgcacccctttaggagcgacagtcgctcctaaagagggGGTTTGACGGGTCAATGGTACAACCGGTATATGCATAGGTATCCGCGAGCAATAAATGTATCgaccctttaggagcgactgtcgctcctaaagaggggtggtcgggttacagAATATTCCGTGGTCGGGGTATGTGGCCTGAAAAATAAAGGCTTTAGTTGGGAggaatataataatataaattcaaTACTTCGTAAATAGTTTGATTTGGTGGTCGTATCGCTTACCGATTTTGAGGAGCTGTTTTTGTTGAGAATACAAATTTGcccttttcaaaataaacagtaaaacaaataaatcttTAAAAAGTTGTCCTTCTAGAAAGACTGTTCGGTTTTTTCTAGTTGTATTGTTTTTGAGGAGCTGTTTTTGTTGCGAATACAAATTACTAACAAGTAATTTAACAGTATTAAATTTTTAAggtgaaaacaaataaaattttaaaacacgctaatatttatttatttattcttactagtcctaataccagTATGATGTGCGGCAGCTATacagattgtatcataaaaaaattcgaatatgcttcatatatgattcgtgagtatgaaataaattttgattaaagGAAATCGATAATCgaagttaaattataataaaaaaaagttgaaaaaaaaaattgagttgaTAAATCGATAaatcggatcgtaaactcaattttttgaagttttcatgttgataagttattataattaatacaagtaatatgagttgaaaaattgaaaaaaaaacaatttattaatgagaaaacgatcaatcaaataatgttataatatcttttgtattaataagccaagagttagaatttaattctaagtctaacaaggaaattgaatttgtatataactaaaataaactaatttaacaaaataagttaattaaaatgtCACGTGTCGTTTCGAGAACATGTCAATTCTGTTTAAGTTTATTAGTAGATACgtagaaattatatatataataaataaatatttttattagtatttaagTAATGTGATATTCACAAATTACtttccccccaaaaaaaaaattgatattcacaaattataattttgaattttaataaatatattcatataattcACGTGGCATACTTGTCCTTCTAGAAAGACTTGTCAACTTCAAAGTTACCAAATAAACCTTAAAgtttcattaaacttaaaaaatacaatacaaatgaaaattaaaaacattacaacttggaatcaaaaaacaatataattagaaaataaaaatcaaactaaTACAACCTCCATCTCGCTAGAGGTGTCTCGTACATCGTCATATGCCTTGTCGGGTTGCACTtggtcatcatcatcaaaaaacgTGATTGCCAGCTCGGATGTATAAGGAAGTCGAAAGTGGCCCGTATCGACTTGTACGGGGAAATCATCGTTGAAGAATTGGGGATGTTGTCGTTGACGTTTTGACTTGATAAACTGCCGAAATCATATTGATGTTCAACGTTTTTTGGTGGGTGGGAATGGTAGTTGATTTCTTGGTGTCAGTATTTTTTggatgtttttttgtttgtgggaatcattttgaaaaatataaatgaaatagtCAAAG
It encodes:
- the LOC122609537 gene encoding uncharacterized protein LOC122609537; the encoded protein is MTGSSGPRQTRQTSPNRRWGLRVGDLFLLPTIGRWPSTITKRRRGHRPRGSRLGRQPTDYNLRKLRPVWKLRRRDIHRILHRHLQPSCSRKRLDRDRDISAD